The DNA segment AtggatataatttaatttaaagagtTGAAAACAGCAAAAAAGAAGAGATCTTTTGGTACAAACTTCAAGCTTCAACGTGAAGTAAAGTTTCTAAATTTATTGTCTAAGAGATTTATGTTTTCTGTGACATCTTTCAGTAATGTAGAGATCCTGCGAGTATGACAAATCAATATTCTTAAAATAATCTAAACCTTAATGCTACTCCCTCCAGCTAGCTTCCCATATGGTCTTCTAGATGAAGTGATATAAACAAGACTATAAACAAGACTTGCTTAATAAAGAATCTTGTCATCCATACGATCAATTGGAGAGTGAATGGAATCTGAAAATGCAGCTATGAAAAAGttaccaacctgcaaaatggagcAGAAAAACATGAGAATACATGATTGCTAGAAGAATGTGTTCaacatcaaaaataaaattataaaaaataaataattaagagtTTGCATTCATGAGAGAGAATAGGACTACACAAATCAAGCTAGTCTCAATAAATTTTTCTTGTAGTGTGTAGACATAATAGCACTACAATACAAGAACTCAATTATAAGCCACTGCACATGGAACTGACTCAACATTCTTGTTTGAATATATGTTCATTCCATGCAGCATGTTTTTGAGGATGGTTGATCTTTGTTTAGCCATTCTCAAGACGTATCATTGTTAATATCATGAAACCAATCATCCAATATCTTAAAAGCACTGCATCCCCACAATACCCTTACTCTGATACAAACTTTTAGCAGAAATACAGCAGACAAATCAATTTCTTcctcaaaacatattaaaaagaaCTAATATTCATGGATCATCCAACAGCACATAAAGAAGTTCCCTAATCAGTTCAACTCAAACAAGCAATCCTAATAAAGCAAGATGAAAGCTTTAAGTTTTTTGTAATGAGCACAAATAGATTCTGCTCTAATTACAAAAGAGCATCTTTCGATTGATAAAAACTTTtctgaaatttaattctgagTGATTGTCCTTTCCTCCAGACAGATTCCAGCTAATGATAGTTTCAGATGTATGCCATATTTCCAAAATTGTGCAGATACAAGTCACAATAGCTCCTTCAGAATACTTTACTCAATAGGTCAACTGTCACTACTCACTAGAAGTACAAATATAACCTCATTCACCACATGATAACTAATACTTGTAAAAGTCAGATATCTACCAGTGTGCTAAAAAATTATAGGATATTGGGAATCTTAACATCGTTATGATGTTAAATTATGAACCATTATATGAGAATGGAAAAAACAAAAACAAGGAAAGAGATAGAAAAAGATCCTCCAAGACAAAATAAATTTGCAATAGCAATTTATTTTACTGAGGGGGAAAAaaagaaagatttttttttttgttttgagtagctaacaagtcagaagtCTCACACAGCCACAATTCTCCAAGAACAGTTATGCTTACACAACCATCCTACAGAAGAACTATGGCTTCTGCAATGAAGAGGTATGTTTTCTGTTGCTTAGCTAATAAATTCAAAATTCTACAAGAATGATCAGGCTATGGCACTATGCAAATATCTCAGCAAGAAGGCAACGGCTTCTAAAATAGAGAATTAAAAAGAGAATCTTGaggatagtaaaaattttaaaaaaaaagtacCAAATGGGACTTTCAGGATGAGATAAATTTATGGTTCAATCAAGCCTATCAACAGAAAAGGCATCATTCCAACACAAATGTACATTAAAAGTTAAAAAGGAAATCGTTATGACTGTAGAGAATAGGTAAGTTATAATAGGCgggaagagttgttaagcagttGTAACTGATTAGCAGAGCTGGacaagaagttacaagaatttgtTGGGCTAACAATTTTGTGTATAATTtgtatataaagaaaagtaatCAACTCAATAGAGAATGTGTATACAGAGAGAACAAATTATGAAGAGAATCAAAAGTCCCTCTATTAAGTTAGTTACTGTTctttatatacaaattattcatGCACTTGTTAGCCTAACAAATTCTTGTAACTACTTGTCCAGCTCAGCTAATCAGTTACAACTGCTTAAAAACCTTCTCGCCTATTATAACTTACTTATTCTCTACAATAACTTCCTAAAACTTGCAGTGGCATTAGGGTTGGAAATTATATAGACTTTTAAAACTAGCTTCAAGTTTTAGAAAACATAATTACTACAATTATATTGTAGGTAAGACACTGAAAAAATTCCCTTCCTTCAAGTATCATTCTTTTAAACATCAGAGATTGATTAACTAAGTCTATCTCCATCCTAATGCCAATGGCATAGCCCTTATCTCATATCTTATTTGGGTTTTGTTAAATTTTTCTTACCTACTAGGGTTGTATTTTCGACAATATACAATCAAACTTTATAATAAGATCACAGAACATTTTTTGCATGTCCAGTCCTTAAATCTTCACATAAATGTATTGCGGAAATAATTCACAtgatttttcacaattttcttaaATTGAGTGGCTGGCACCCAAAATTCAACTAATTAAGATTGCACAAATTGGATGAGGAAACATAAAAAGCTAATACTTTGATTTAATCATCACAAATCAAGGTTAAAGGGAAAGAGAAATATAAATACACACAAAACAATTCTTAGAAGAAGGAAAAATGCAAACAAAGATCAATTCTCAAATTACCTAGAAGAGCAATATTAGTCGATCAATTGGACTTGGCAGCCATCTCCTTTCTAGCTTTTCTTGCATTATCATACTCAAATTCCAACACATTTTGTATATGCGAAGTATCTTTCACATAAAACATCCTCCCGAACCTACTCTCCTCAATCACAgggaaaaaattaaaaagcttGTAATTCACCACCCAAAACCATGCTGCTCCAAGAAAAATCCCCAAAGTAGCACCAGCAAACACCTGCGGCACCGTATGGTATCCCAAGTACACCCTCGATTGCATGGTCAAAACCGCCAATAACCACGGCAGGAAACACCTCGCCCACTTGTGATTAACTTTGGTTAACCCAATTCCTTTAAAGGTCAATAGAGTAAAGTAGACGGCAAAGAAGAACATGTACTGAGAGTGACTGGATGGCCAGCCGTGCGAATCGCACATCTCGAGAAAGATGCAGGTCTCGGGGCGGGCTTGCTGGACCAATGTCTTGATGAAGTCGCTGATGAAATGGGAAATGATGAGGCCAAGAGCGAAGAACATGCCCTGGAGTTCGCGACGGAAGAAGAAATGGCAAATGAATCCACCTAAACTTATGAAGACCGGGACTAGCGAGATCCAAGCTAATAAATGGCCTAAGTGGTCGCCCTTTTGGTACCGGACGTGGGTGAGAGTGACGGCCTTGAGTGGAGGATGGGCCATGGTGATATTGATAATTCTGGGTGTGGAGAATGGCGAGAGATCTGTGAGATGTGGTGGTGTTTGGGTTTCGTGTTCTGTGATTGTTCTCGATAATCCGAAGACGTAGAAAGTTACATAAGGATAAGGATGAAGAAAAgcaagccctaggaactaggaaGGGACGAGGAGCAGCCAGCAAAGAGGAGGGGACACAGGTTTGGGGCTTGTACATATATATTGAACCATCGAGCAAGGGTGAATTTCACCCTATTTTCAATGGTAGGTttgatttagtttatttttaattttttaatttaaattaaatttaatttaaaaattaaaaagacttGAATTTTTTtcaactaaataaaaaaaatttaatcttaaaattaaacttaattttagctcaaaattttaatttttaaactaaattaaatttaaatctaaatttctacaataatttagataaaaatttaaaattaattaaattaaacattttcaACAAATATAAGagtatcaaaatttttaatattttaaaataataattaaattaaaaataataggaaatcaaataaaattaaaatgtttgaTCAACTATT comes from the Hevea brasiliensis isolate MT/VB/25A 57/8 chromosome 5, ASM3005281v1, whole genome shotgun sequence genome and includes:
- the LOC110632212 gene encoding lipid phosphate phosphatase gamma; translation: MAHPPLKAVTLTHVRYQKGDHLGHLLAWISLVPVFISLGGFICHFFFRRELQGMFFALGLIISHFISDFIKTLVQQARPETCIFLEMCDSHGWPSSHSQYMFFFAVYFTLLTFKGIGLTKVNHKWARCFLPWLLAVLTMQSRVYLGYHTVPQVFAGATLGIFLGAAWFWVVNYKLFNFFPVIEESRFGRMFYVKDTSHIQNVLEFEYDNARKARKEMAAKSN